In Capillimicrobium parvum, a genomic segment contains:
- a CDS encoding VOC family protein produces the protein MTDPAPYPRAFAHIGISIPDLGAAVRWYQNVLGWTQIAPPGEISCEDGGDFGAEFADVLADVFGERCRHLRIAHMSAGNGVAVELFEFVEPPYVGTDDNFDYTRGGIFHFCVVDPDVEGLSQRIADTGGRIRSKLMRVFDDQPYYARYCEDPWGTILEVTSHQHAQIFGNQIS, from the coding sequence GTGACGGACCCAGCGCCGTATCCGCGCGCGTTCGCGCACATCGGCATCTCCATCCCGGACCTCGGCGCGGCCGTCCGGTGGTACCAGAATGTGCTCGGCTGGACGCAGATCGCACCGCCCGGGGAGATCAGCTGCGAGGACGGCGGCGACTTCGGCGCGGAGTTCGCGGACGTGCTGGCCGACGTGTTCGGCGAGCGCTGCCGTCATCTGCGGATCGCACACATGAGCGCCGGAAACGGCGTCGCCGTCGAGCTGTTCGAGTTCGTCGAGCCGCCGTACGTCGGGACGGACGACAACTTCGACTACACGCGGGGTGGGATCTTCCACTTCTGTGTCGTCGACCCCGACGTCGAGGGGCTGTCGCAACGGATCGCTGACACCGGGGGGCGGATCCGCAGCAAGCTGATGCGCGTGTTCGACGACCAGCCGTACTACGCGCGATACTGCGAGGATCCCTGGGGCACCATCCTCGAGGTGACGTCGCACCAACACGCCCAGATCTTCGGCAACCAGATCAGCTGA